The following are encoded in a window of Methylocystis rosea genomic DNA:
- a CDS encoding efflux RND transporter permease subunit encodes MIKNLIAFSVRSRWLVVLLTALAVPLGVWSLVRLPIDAVPDITNNQVQINAFGPALSAFEIEKQVTYPIENAIAGIPGLEYTRSLSRNGFAQVTAVFGDSVDIYFARQQVGERLTLAKEYFPPAVESHMGPVATGLSEIYMWSVAYAPRGGDEPAPDGKPGWQSNGDYLTPEGQRLRNLVEMTAYLRTVQDWIIRPLLRTVPGVAGVDSLGGYVKEYHVQPDPAKIFALGLSFADLAGIIERNNISRGAGYVERNGEGLVVRSPGRLESMDDIAKVVVSTRGGTPVRVEDIAEVGVGRELRVGSASMNGEEVVIGTALMLIGANSREVSSAVNAKMNEIRRLLPPGVEVRTILNRTVLVNATIKTVALNLVEGAALVILVLFVMLDNFRAALVTAMVIPLTMLLLGIGMHVGKISANLMSLGALDFGLIADGAIIVTENCLRRLSQRQSALGRALTLEERLTTVIDSAVEMRRPTVYGQAIIILVYVPILTFSGVEGKMFHPMAMTVIMALASEFVLSLTFFPAMIAIALSGRVRETENVVVSALKRAYEPILKWAMAAPLKPIALGAGAFVFAALLYLTLGEEFVPTLDEKNLAMQANRIPSASLTQSQAMQFEIESALRSFPEVDYVFSKTGTAEIATDPMPPNLTDTFIMLKPRDKWPNPGLDKAALIQKLEARLAQLPGNAYEFSQPIQLRFNELLAGVRGDIAVKVFGEDFNVTLKAANQIAGILNSIKGASDVKVEQVAGLPILDVAVNKGAIARLGLSVAAVQDVIGAAIGGQRAGVVFEGDRRFPIVVRLQDNLREDAQALESIPVALPGATNDNAPVVLLKQVAKFSIVDGQNQISRENGHRRVVVTANVRGRDIASVVDEARAKIESKVILPPGYWIAWGGQFENLAAARARLLFVVPICFFLILLLLYSSLGSARDALLVFTAVPLALSGGVAALWLRGMPMSVSAAVGFIALSGVAVLNGLVMRTYISQLIAGGMAERQAIFKGAMTRLRPVVMTALVASLGFLPMALATSTGAEVQKPIATVVIGGLISATLLTLVVLPALYAFFCRTPESASAQQSGG; translated from the coding sequence ATGATCAAGAATCTCATCGCCTTCTCGGTCCGAAGCCGGTGGCTCGTGGTGTTGTTGACGGCGCTCGCCGTGCCGCTTGGCGTCTGGTCGCTCGTGCGATTGCCGATCGACGCGGTGCCGGACATCACGAATAACCAAGTTCAGATCAACGCCTTCGGACCGGCGCTTTCCGCCTTCGAGATCGAAAAACAGGTCACCTATCCGATCGAGAACGCCATCGCGGGAATACCTGGGCTCGAATATACCCGCTCGCTTTCCCGCAACGGCTTCGCCCAGGTGACCGCCGTCTTCGGCGACAGCGTCGATATTTATTTCGCCCGCCAACAGGTCGGTGAACGGCTCACGCTCGCCAAGGAGTATTTTCCACCCGCCGTCGAGTCGCATATGGGCCCGGTCGCCACCGGACTGTCAGAGATCTACATGTGGTCGGTCGCCTACGCGCCGCGAGGCGGGGATGAACCGGCGCCGGACGGAAAGCCGGGCTGGCAGAGCAATGGCGATTATCTGACGCCGGAGGGGCAGAGACTTCGCAACTTGGTCGAAATGACCGCGTATCTGCGGACGGTGCAAGATTGGATCATCAGGCCGTTGTTGCGCACCGTGCCCGGAGTCGCCGGCGTCGACTCGCTTGGTGGCTACGTCAAGGAATATCACGTTCAGCCCGACCCCGCGAAAATCTTCGCTCTCGGACTGTCCTTCGCCGATCTCGCGGGCATTATCGAGCGCAATAACATCAGCCGCGGCGCAGGCTACGTCGAGCGCAACGGCGAGGGCCTCGTCGTGCGCAGTCCGGGGCGGCTCGAGTCCATGGACGACATCGCCAAGGTCGTCGTGTCGACGAGAGGCGGCACCCCCGTGCGCGTCGAGGATATCGCGGAGGTGGGCGTCGGACGCGAGCTGCGCGTGGGCAGCGCCAGCATGAACGGCGAAGAGGTGGTGATCGGCACCGCGCTGATGCTGATCGGCGCGAACAGTCGTGAAGTGTCGAGCGCCGTCAATGCGAAGATGAACGAAATCCGGCGGCTGCTGCCGCCTGGCGTCGAAGTGCGCACGATCTTGAACCGCACCGTGCTCGTCAACGCCACGATCAAAACGGTCGCCCTGAATCTTGTTGAGGGCGCCGCGCTCGTCATCCTCGTGCTCTTTGTCATGCTCGACAATTTTCGCGCGGCGCTCGTGACGGCGATGGTCATACCGCTGACGATGCTGCTGCTCGGCATCGGCATGCATGTCGGAAAGATCAGCGCTAATCTGATGAGTCTCGGCGCGCTCGATTTCGGATTGATCGCCGACGGGGCCATCATTGTCACCGAGAACTGCTTGCGCCGTCTTTCGCAGCGTCAGAGCGCCTTGGGCCGCGCGCTCACGCTGGAAGAACGGCTGACGACCGTGATCGACTCGGCGGTCGAAATGCGGCGGCCGACCGTCTACGGCCAGGCGATCATCATCCTCGTCTATGTGCCGATCCTGACCTTTTCTGGGGTCGAAGGCAAAATGTTCCATCCGATGGCGATGACCGTCATCATGGCGCTCGCCTCCGAGTTCGTCCTGTCGCTGACGTTCTTTCCGGCGATGATCGCCATTGCGCTTTCAGGTCGCGTGCGCGAAACCGAAAACGTCGTCGTGAGCGCCCTCAAGCGCGCATATGAACCCATTTTGAAATGGGCGATGGCCGCGCCTTTGAAGCCGATCGCGCTGGGCGCGGGCGCCTTCGTCTTCGCGGCGCTTCTCTACTTGACGCTGGGCGAAGAGTTCGTGCCGACGCTCGATGAAAAAAACCTCGCAATGCAGGCGAACCGAATTCCCAGCGCGTCGCTGACGCAGTCGCAGGCGATGCAGTTCGAGATCGAGAGCGCGCTACGCAGTTTTCCCGAAGTCGACTATGTCTTCTCCAAGACCGGCACGGCCGAGATCGCCACCGATCCCATGCCGCCGAACCTGACCGACACGTTCATCATGTTGAAGCCGCGCGACAAATGGCCCAACCCAGGCCTCGACAAGGCGGCGCTGATTCAAAAATTGGAGGCGCGGCTCGCGCAACTGCCGGGCAACGCCTATGAGTTCTCGCAGCCCATTCAATTGCGCTTCAACGAATTGCTCGCCGGCGTGCGCGGCGACATCGCCGTAAAAGTGTTTGGCGAAGACTTTAACGTCACGTTGAAGGCGGCCAACCAAATCGCCGGCATTCTCAATTCGATCAAGGGCGCGAGCGACGTCAAGGTCGAACAAGTGGCCGGATTGCCGATCCTCGATGTCGCCGTCAACAAGGGCGCGATCGCGCGGCTTGGCCTCAGCGTCGCCGCCGTGCAGGACGTGATCGGCGCGGCGATCGGCGGACAAAGGGCTGGAGTGGTGTTCGAGGGCGATCGCCGCTTCCCGATTGTCGTCCGGCTGCAGGACAATTTGCGCGAGGACGCGCAGGCGTTGGAGTCCATTCCCGTCGCGCTTCCCGGAGCGACGAACGACAACGCGCCGGTCGTGCTGCTGAAGCAGGTGGCGAAATTTTCAATTGTGGATGGGCAGAACCAAATTTCGCGGGAAAACGGCCATCGCCGCGTCGTGGTCACCGCCAATGTGCGCGGACGCGACATTGCGTCCGTCGTCGATGAGGCGCGGGCGAAAATCGAGTCGAAAGTTATCCTGCCGCCCGGCTACTGGATTGCATGGGGCGGCCAGTTTGAGAATCTCGCGGCGGCGCGCGCGCGTTTGCTGTTCGTCGTGCCGATCTGCTTTTTCCTCATTCTTCTGCTGCTCTACTCCTCGCTCGGCTCGGCGCGCGACGCGCTGCTGGTGTTCACCGCGGTGCCGCTGGCGCTTTCCGGCGGCGTCGCCGCGCTGTGGCTGCGCGGCATGCCCATGTCGGTCTCGGCCGCGGTCGGCTTCATCGCGCTTTCGGGCGTCGCTGTGCTGAACGGCCTCGTCATGCGCACCTATATTTCGCAGTTGATCGCAGGCGGCATGGCCGAACGTCAGGCGATCTTCAAAGGCGCGATGACGCGACTGCGCCCTGTCGTGATGACGGCCCTCGTCGCCTCGCTCGGATTTCTGCCGATGGCGCTTGCCACGAGCACCGGCGCCGAAGTGCAAAAGCCGATCGCGACGGTCGTCATCGGCGGCCTGATCAGCGCCACGCTTCTCACTCTCGTCGTTCTGCCGGCCCTTTACGCGTTCTTTTGCCGCACGCCAGAGTCAGCTTCCGCGCAACAAAGCGGGGGCTGA
- a CDS encoding efflux RND transporter periplasmic adaptor subunit: protein MTRYRSVLVLAVLASLAIGAALPSLFGAMRSRVAPDRQSETIPPESADGEVRLSAAQIETSKIAMATVGPGVITRRITAPAAVKPDPDKIARVAAKVAGVIEELRKRLGDQVARGETIAIIDSREVAEAKSEYLAASANFDLQNVLFQREKGLFEKKITAEQLFLKAKAVFMESKVKLDLARQKLAALDMSEQEISALPSQAIADLRRKEIHAPISGRVIERLVSVGQPVGGEGQAKELYVIADLSVVEVELAVPAADLGLLREGQEVRLQNAEGRGFEGKITYVNALITRETRSGQVLARFANPDFALRPGSLLEADIALKETRVKLEIPRSAIMIVDGKPNVFVRTSAGFIKREIELGRGDDDSVEVVDGLKEGEEIAVSNVFLLKAELGKRSIPEE, encoded by the coding sequence ATGACCCGTTATAGGTCCGTTCTGGTTCTTGCCGTTCTCGCGAGCCTGGCGATTGGCGCCGCGCTGCCGTCGCTCTTTGGCGCCATGCGCAGCCGCGTCGCGCCTGACCGCCAAAGCGAGACGATTCCGCCCGAGTCCGCCGACGGCGAAGTCCGGCTTTCCGCCGCTCAGATCGAAACGTCCAAGATCGCGATGGCGACGGTCGGCCCTGGCGTCATTACGCGGCGGATCACGGCGCCTGCGGCCGTGAAGCCCGATCCGGACAAAATCGCGCGCGTCGCCGCCAAGGTCGCAGGCGTCATCGAAGAGCTGCGCAAGCGTCTAGGAGACCAGGTCGCGCGCGGCGAAACCATCGCGATTATCGACTCCCGCGAAGTGGCCGAAGCAAAAAGCGAGTATCTCGCCGCATCGGCGAATTTCGATCTGCAGAATGTGCTTTTTCAACGCGAAAAAGGACTGTTCGAGAAGAAAATCACTGCGGAGCAGCTGTTTCTGAAGGCCAAAGCGGTCTTCATGGAATCCAAAGTGAAGCTCGATCTTGCACGGCAGAAACTCGCCGCGCTGGACATGAGCGAGCAGGAGATCTCCGCCCTGCCCTCCCAGGCGATTGCGGACCTTCGCCGCAAGGAGATCCACGCGCCGATCTCCGGGCGCGTCATCGAGCGTCTGGTCAGCGTCGGCCAGCCAGTCGGCGGGGAAGGTCAGGCGAAGGAACTCTACGTCATCGCGGATCTCTCTGTCGTAGAGGTCGAACTTGCGGTGCCTGCCGCCGATCTTGGCCTGTTGCGCGAGGGCCAGGAGGTTCGGCTGCAAAATGCGGAAGGTCGCGGATTCGAAGGCAAGATCACTTATGTCAACGCGCTGATCACGCGCGAGACGCGTTCGGGCCAAGTCCTGGCGCGCTTTGCGAATCCCGATTTCGCGCTGCGCCCGGGCAGCCTGCTGGAGGCCGATATCGCGCTCAAGGAGACCCGGGTGAAGCTCGAGATTCCGCGCTCCGCGATAATGATCGTCGACGGCAAGCCCAATGTCTTCGTTCGGACTTCCGCTGGCTTTATCAAGCGCGAAATCGAGTTGGGACGTGGCGATGATGACTCGGTCGAGGTCGTCGACGGCCTGAAAGAAGGAGAGGAGATCGCCGTTTCTAACGTCTTTCTGCTGAAGGCGGAGCTCGGCAAGCGGAGCATCCCGGAGGAATGA
- a CDS encoding replication-associated recombination protein A has product MSDLFQAAKLEEDAPRPLADRLRPTRLDEVAGQDHLLGPEGALTRLVRAGALGSLVFWGPPGTGKTTVARLLAHETKLAFVQISAIFSGVADLKKTFEAARARRAAGQGTLLFVDEIHRFNRAQQDSFLPVMEDGTITLIGATTENPSFELNAALLSRARVMTFKALDEAAIEQLLKRAENAEAKPLPLEADAREALVGMADGDGRAALTLAEEIWRAAKPGEIFDRTGLVDVVQRRAPIYDKAQEGHYNLISALHKCVRGSDPDAALYYLARMLAAGEDPLFLARRIVRMAVEDIGLADPQALVVANAAKDAYDFLGSPEGELALAQAVIYVATAPKSNAAYVAFKRAQRVAEEKGSLMPPKVILNAPTKMMREEGYGANYEYDHDSPEAFSGQNYWPDSLSRQKFYKPVERGFEREIAKRIDYWDRLRKERGDS; this is encoded by the coding sequence ATGTCCGATCTGTTCCAAGCCGCGAAGCTCGAAGAAGACGCGCCGCGTCCGCTCGCCGACCGATTGCGGCCGACGCGTCTCGATGAGGTGGCGGGACAGGATCACCTGCTTGGACCCGAGGGCGCGCTGACGCGGCTCGTCCGCGCCGGCGCGCTCGGTTCGCTCGTCTTCTGGGGTCCGCCCGGCACCGGCAAAACCACGGTCGCGCGGCTTCTCGCGCATGAGACCAAGCTCGCCTTCGTGCAGATTTCGGCGATCTTTTCGGGCGTCGCCGATTTGAAGAAGACCTTCGAGGCGGCGCGCGCCAGACGCGCGGCCGGCCAGGGGACCTTGCTCTTCGTCGACGAGATTCACCGTTTCAATCGCGCCCAGCAGGATTCCTTCCTGCCGGTGATGGAAGACGGCACGATCACGCTCATCGGCGCAACGACCGAAAACCCATCCTTTGAACTCAACGCCGCGCTGCTTTCGCGCGCCCGCGTCATGACCTTCAAGGCGCTCGACGAAGCGGCGATCGAACAGCTGCTCAAACGCGCCGAAAACGCCGAAGCCAAACCATTGCCGCTCGAAGCGGACGCGCGCGAAGCGCTGGTCGGCATGGCCGACGGCGATGGCCGCGCGGCGTTGACGCTCGCCGAGGAAATCTGGCGCGCGGCAAAGCCCGGCGAGATCTTCGATCGGACGGGGCTCGTCGACGTCGTGCAGCGCCGCGCGCCGATCTACGACAAGGCGCAGGAAGGCCACTACAATCTCATCAGCGCATTGCATAAATGCGTCCGCGGTTCGGATCCCGACGCCGCGCTCTACTATCTCGCGCGCATGCTCGCCGCCGGCGAGGATCCGCTGTTTCTCGCACGCCGCATCGTGCGCATGGCGGTCGAAGACATCGGCCTGGCCGATCCGCAAGCGCTCGTCGTCGCCAACGCCGCCAAGGACGCCTATGATTTCCTCGGCAGCCCCGAGGGCGAACTCGCGCTGGCGCAGGCGGTGATCTATGTGGCGACCGCGCCCAAATCCAACGCCGCCTATGTCGCCTTCAAGCGCGCGCAGCGCGTCGCGGAGGAGAAAGGCTCGCTGATGCCGCCGAAGGTCATCCTCAACGCGCCGACGAAAATGATGCGCGAAGAGGGCTATGGCGCGAACTACGAATATGACCATGATTCGCCCGAGGCCTTCTCGGGCCAGAATTACTGGCCTGATTCGCTCTCGCGGCAGAAGTTTTACAAACCGGTCGAGCGCGGATTCGAGCGCGAGATCGCCAAACGCATCGACTATTGGGATCGACTGCGCAAAGAGCGCGGCGATTCATGA
- a CDS encoding ParA family protein, with amino-acid sequence MRKIAFVTQKGGAGKSTLASSVAVAARQAGERVFIIDLDPLQTLVKWSRARGAADIPVEHVPPAKLSKALAALAAKGVTLAIIDAPGQEGDYLSAAVRAADLCVIPARPNAFDLWASEATRMRVKEKGKDYAFLLNQCPPAQQSARVELGAKALQAMGGLLAPLVSSRVDYQEAARLGQGVGEYNPDGVAAEEMRELWASIKRRLKKPANAAKTASAKPTKAIRNAA; translated from the coding sequence ATGCGCAAAATCGCTTTCGTCACCCAGAAGGGCGGCGCCGGCAAGAGCACGCTCGCCAGCAGCGTCGCCGTCGCCGCGCGTCAGGCTGGGGAACGCGTATTCATCATCGATCTCGACCCGCTGCAAACACTGGTCAAATGGTCGCGCGCGCGCGGCGCCGCCGACATCCCGGTCGAACACGTGCCGCCGGCGAAGCTGAGCAAGGCGCTTGCCGCGCTCGCGGCAAAGGGCGTGACGCTCGCCATTATCGATGCGCCAGGCCAGGAGGGCGACTATCTTTCGGCGGCCGTGCGCGCCGCCGATCTTTGCGTCATTCCGGCGCGCCCCAACGCCTTCGATCTGTGGGCGTCGGAAGCAACGCGCATGCGCGTGAAGGAGAAAGGCAAGGACTACGCCTTTCTGCTCAACCAATGTCCGCCGGCGCAACAGAGCGCGCGCGTCGAACTCGGGGCCAAGGCGTTGCAGGCCATGGGCGGTCTTCTCGCGCCGCTCGTTTCATCGCGCGTCGATTATCAGGAAGCCGCGAGGCTCGGGCAAGGGGTCGGCGAATATAACCCCGACGGCGTCGCGGCGGAGGAGATGCGGGAGCTTTGGGCCTCGATCAAGCGCAGATTGAAAAAGCCGGCGAACGCCGCCAAGACGGCGTCAGCGAAGCCGACGAAGGCGATCAGGAACGCCGCCTGA